In Triticum aestivum cultivar Chinese Spring chromosome 5B, IWGSC CS RefSeq v2.1, whole genome shotgun sequence, the following proteins share a genomic window:
- the LOC123117520 gene encoding Bowman-Birk type proteinase inhibitor PVI-3(2), with amino-acid sequence MGRRRSLAPLLLIFGVLAVVLAALAPVAESSSSHHHHHGHGHHSRVQSRGHGGEGEQSSSAAAAAKARGSAWPCCDSCGGCTKSDTPQCRCMDAAPGGCHPACRDCVRSALAVHPAVYQCMDRVPNFCQRRCSAIAAH; translated from the exons atgggaagaagaagaagcctggcGCCGCTGCTGCTGATCTTTGGCGTCCTCGCCGTCGTGCTCGCGGCTCTTGCGCCCGTCGCCGAATCCAGCagcagccaccaccaccaccacggccatGGCCATCACTCCCGTGTCCAAAGCAGAG GGCACGGAGGAGAGGGGGAGCAAtcgtcctcggcggcggcggcggcgaaggcgagggGGAGCGCGTGGCCGTGCTGCGACAGCTGCGGCGGGTGCACCAAGTCGGACACGCCGCAGTGCCGGTGCATGGACGCGGCGCCCGGCGGGTGCCACCCGGCGTGCCGGGACTGCGTCAGGTCCGCCCTCGCCGTGCACCCGGCCGTGTACCAGTGCATGGACCGCGTCCCCAActtctgccagcggcgctgcagcGCCATCGCCGCCCACTGA